TATGAAAATCTTAATAACTAGTGATACCCATGGTTATTATGGAAGGATTTCTGATTTAATATTAAACCATGGTGACTTTGATCTTATGATTCATGCTGGTGATGGTGTAGAAGATTGTAAGAATATAAATTACGAAACTGGTATAGACTATTATGTTGTGAAGGGAAATAATGATTTTTTCTCAAATGAACCCTATAATAAGATTATAGAAATTGCTGGTTATAAAATTTTTTTAACCCATGGGCATAAGGAACATGTGGATTTTTCTATGGATGATCTTATTGAAAAATCAAAATCATTTGGGTGTGATATAGCTATATTTGGTCATATCCATAGGTATGTTAATATAAATAAGTCAGGGATACTGATTTTGAATCCAGGATCACCATTTCTACCAAGAGATGGAGCTCCTTCTGCAATGATTATGACTATAGATGATGACCTTAAAATAGATAAAGTCTTATTAGACTAAGGAGATAAGATGAGTGGATTAATTAATTTAATAAGTGAATA
This genomic window from Anaerococcus murdochii contains:
- a CDS encoding YfcE family phosphodiesterase, with the translated sequence MKILITSDTHGYYGRISDLILNHGDFDLMIHAGDGVEDCKNINYETGIDYYVVKGNNDFFSNEPYNKIIEIAGYKIFLTHGHKEHVDFSMDDLIEKSKSFGCDIAIFGHIHRYVNINKSGILILNPGSPFLPRDGAPSAMIMTIDDDLKIDKVLLD